From Thermomonas sp. XSG, one genomic window encodes:
- the mutS gene encoding DNA mismatch repair protein MutS, giving the protein MLETKDPQGKPTPPTEHTPLMKQFFAAKAEHPDVLLFFRMGDFYELFFDDARKAARLLDITLTQRGQSAGQPIPMAGVPHHAAEGYLARLVALGESVAICEQIGDPATSKGIVERKVVRIVTPGTVTDEALLDERRDTLLLAISRGKQGYGLAWADLASGRLRANEVAGEDALEAELARLQPAETLLADEDGWPACALESRGLRRRPPWLFDADSGRRQLLQFFAVHDLTAFGLEDRPLAVAAAAAVLGYVEETQKQRLPHLRSIALETSDDAIAMNAATRRHLELDTRVDGDVKATLLGVLDSTVTPMGGRLLRRWLHRPLRDRRVVGERHHAVQTLLEHRADDALREAFRGLGDMERILARVALRSARPRDLSTLRDGLSLLPAVRGILAPLDSPRLAALHAELGEHEDTARMLRAAIVGQPPLLARDGGVIEEGFDAELDELRQLSTNADRFLIDLEAREREATGIANLKVGYNRVHGYFIEISKGQSDKAPVHYTRRQTLTGAERYITEELKGFEDKVLSARERALAREKLLYEGVLDALNAVLEPLRHCALALSELDVLAGFAERAQALDWSRPTLHDDPGIRIERGRHPVVEALRDAPFEPNDLVFDDATRMYVITGPNMGGKSTFMRQNALIVLLACIGSFVPAAQAEIGPIDRILTRIGAGDDLARGQSTFMVEMSETAYILHHASEQSLVLMDEIGRGTSTYDGLALADAVARQLAAGNRSYTLFATHYFELTALAEPGSGIANLHLDAVEHGDALVFMHAVRPGPANRSFGLQVAALAGLPKAALQQARTRLAELEAQSRNAPHVPLSAPALDQPQQFGLFAPSSAALDALAGIDPDDLTPKQALEALYRLKALA; this is encoded by the coding sequence ATGCTCGAAACGAAAGACCCCCAGGGAAAGCCCACGCCTCCCACAGAACACACCCCGCTGATGAAGCAGTTCTTCGCCGCCAAGGCGGAGCACCCGGACGTGCTGCTGTTCTTCCGCATGGGCGATTTCTACGAGCTGTTCTTCGATGACGCCCGCAAGGCGGCGCGGCTGCTGGACATCACCCTGACCCAGCGCGGGCAGTCGGCCGGCCAGCCGATCCCGATGGCGGGGGTGCCGCACCATGCGGCCGAAGGTTATCTGGCGCGGCTGGTGGCGCTGGGCGAATCGGTGGCGATCTGCGAGCAGATCGGCGATCCCGCGACCTCCAAGGGCATCGTGGAACGCAAGGTGGTGCGCATCGTCACCCCCGGCACGGTGACCGACGAGGCGCTGCTGGACGAACGCCGCGACACCCTGCTGCTGGCGATCAGCCGCGGCAAGCAAGGATACGGCCTCGCTTGGGCCGACCTTGCCAGCGGCCGCCTGCGCGCCAACGAAGTGGCCGGCGAAGACGCGCTGGAAGCCGAGCTGGCGCGCCTGCAGCCGGCGGAAACGCTGCTCGCCGACGAGGACGGCTGGCCCGCCTGCGCGCTGGAATCGCGCGGGCTGCGCCGGCGCCCGCCGTGGCTGTTCGACGCCGACTCCGGTCGCCGCCAGCTGCTGCAGTTCTTCGCCGTGCACGACCTCACCGCCTTCGGCCTGGAAGACCGCCCGCTGGCGGTCGCCGCCGCCGCGGCGGTGCTGGGCTACGTGGAGGAAACCCAGAAGCAGCGGTTGCCGCACCTGCGCAGCATCGCCCTCGAGACCAGCGACGACGCCATCGCGATGAACGCCGCGACGCGCCGCCACCTGGAGCTGGACACGCGCGTCGACGGCGATGTGAAAGCCACCCTGCTGGGCGTACTGGACTCCACCGTCACCCCGATGGGCGGCCGCCTGTTGCGACGCTGGCTGCACCGCCCGCTGCGCGACCGCCGGGTGGTCGGCGAACGCCACCACGCGGTGCAGACGCTGCTCGAGCATCGGGCCGATGATGCCCTGCGCGAGGCGTTCCGAGGCCTCGGCGACATGGAACGCATCCTCGCACGCGTCGCCCTGCGCAGCGCCCGCCCCCGCGACCTGTCCACCCTGCGCGACGGACTGTCGCTGCTGCCGGCCGTGCGCGGGATCCTCGCTCCTCTGGATTCGCCGCGGCTGGCCGCGCTGCACGCCGAACTCGGCGAACACGAAGACACCGCGCGCATGCTGCGCGCCGCCATCGTCGGCCAGCCGCCGCTGCTGGCGCGCGACGGCGGCGTGATCGAGGAGGGCTTTGATGCCGAACTCGACGAACTACGGCAGCTCTCGACCAATGCCGACCGGTTCCTGATCGACCTGGAAGCGCGCGAGCGCGAGGCCACCGGCATCGCCAACCTCAAGGTCGGCTACAACCGCGTGCACGGCTATTTCATCGAGATCAGCAAGGGCCAGAGCGACAAGGCGCCGGTGCATTACACCCGCCGCCAGACCCTGACCGGCGCGGAGCGCTACATCACCGAGGAGCTGAAGGGCTTCGAGGACAAGGTGCTGTCCGCGCGCGAGCGGGCGCTGGCGCGCGAGAAGCTGCTGTACGAAGGGGTGTTGGACGCACTGAACGCCGTGCTGGAACCGCTGCGCCACTGCGCGCTGGCGCTGAGCGAACTGGACGTGCTGGCCGGTTTCGCCGAGCGCGCGCAGGCGCTGGACTGGAGCCGGCCGACGCTGCACGACGACCCCGGCATCCGCATCGAACGCGGTCGCCACCCGGTGGTGGAAGCGCTTCGCGACGCGCCGTTCGAGCCGAACGATCTTGTCTTCGATGACGCAACGCGTATGTACGTCATCACCGGCCCGAACATGGGCGGCAAGTCGACCTTCATGCGCCAGAACGCGCTGATCGTGCTGCTGGCCTGCATCGGCAGCTTCGTGCCGGCGGCGCAGGCGGAGATTGGGCCGATCGACCGCATCCTCACCCGCATCGGCGCCGGCGACGACCTCGCCCGCGGCCAGTCCACTTTCATGGTGGAGATGAGCGAAACCGCCTACATCCTCCACCACGCCAGCGAGCAGTCGCTGGTGCTGATGGACGAGATCGGCCGCGGCACCTCCACCTACGACGGTCTGGCCCTGGCCGACGCGGTGGCGCGGCAGCTGGCTGCCGGCAACCGCAGCTACACGCTGTTCGCGACCCACTACTTCGAGCTGACCGCGCTGGCCGAACCGGGCAGCGGCATCGCCAACCTGCATCTGGACGCGGTGGAGCACGGCGACGCGCTGGTGTTCATGCACGCGGTCCGTCCCGGCCCGGCCAACCGCAGCTTCGGCCTGCAGGTGGCCGCGCTGGCCGGCCTGCCGAAAGCCGCGCTGCAGCAGGCCAGGACGCGACTGGCGGAGCTCGAGGCGCAGAGCCGCAACGCGCCGCATGTCCCACTGAGCGCGCCTGCCCTGGACCAGCCGCAGCAGTTCGGCCTGTTCGCCCCGTCCAGCGCGGCGCTGGACGCGCTGGCCGGCATCGATCCCGACGACCTGACCCCGAAGCAGGCACTGGAAGCGCTGTACCGGCTGAAGGCGCTGGCATGA
- a CDS encoding DNA-3-methyladenine glycosylase, which translates to MPSAIEHGWPALPRDFYRRHPAMVAPELLNKLLVRADGRAARIVEVEAYAGHEDPAAHSFRGPTARNATMFGPPGHLYVYFTYGMHWGSNAVCGEVGEGVGVLLRAAEPVLGIESMRAARPAARRDTDLASGPGKLSQAFGITRELDGADLVLGDRGIRIVSDGTPPPADPVVGPRIGISKATDFPWRWHVPDHPHVSVRPRRP; encoded by the coding sequence GTGCCATCCGCCATTGAGCACGGCTGGCCGGCACTGCCGCGGGACTTCTATCGCCGGCACCCGGCGATGGTGGCCCCGGAACTGCTGAACAAACTGCTTGTGCGGGCCGACGGACGCGCCGCCCGGATCGTGGAGGTGGAAGCCTATGCCGGCCACGAGGACCCGGCCGCGCATTCGTTCCGCGGACCGACCGCGCGCAACGCCACCATGTTCGGCCCGCCCGGCCACCTGTATGTCTATTTCACCTACGGCATGCACTGGGGCAGCAACGCGGTCTGCGGCGAAGTGGGCGAAGGCGTGGGCGTGCTCCTCCGCGCCGCCGAACCGGTTCTGGGCATCGAGTCCATGCGCGCTGCGCGTCCGGCTGCGCGCCGCGACACCGACCTGGCCAGCGGTCCCGGCAAGCTGTCGCAGGCATTCGGCATCACCCGCGAACTGGATGGCGCCGACCTCGTGCTCGGCGATCGCGGCATCCGCATCGTCAGCGATGGCACCCCGCCACCCGCCGATCCCGTGGTGGGCCCGCGCATCGGCATCAGCAAGGCCACCGATTTCCCGTGGCGCTGGCACGTTCCCGACCACCCGCATGTCTCGGTCCGGCCACGCAGGCCCTGA
- a CDS encoding TonB-dependent receptor produces MLRKQPQRSPLSVAVIAGLVSTLALPAFAQDAAPAAKQEAKTLDTLVVTAQKREEVMQDVPIAVTALSEQTLQDTGVRDIKDLQILVPGLTVTSTQSETITTARIRGIGTVGDNVGLESSVGVVIDGVYRPRNSVGFGDLGELERVEVLKGPQGTLFGKNTSSGVINVVTRKPGFERSADAEVTFGNYSALGLAGSFNTPLGDYAALRVYAAHRNRDGWMSVRTGAGPRSEDRDYDQDFNTFRAKLLIAPADNVEIVLSADSTRRDENCCTAVQLVSGQSSTLINALAGGGAIAPTGQADPWSRVAYSNRSTAQEISDRGVQGEVNIDLDMLGGARLTSITAGRDWDAVNGRDFDFTTADILYMDPREDESYARFKTFSQEFHLTGATDKVDWLFGGFYTKETINRTESYRIGAHYEPYLSIGLLSMINPALASLPNAATFLSAATGKPYGTTFAGLGSLDRYTQDAKSTALFGNTTWHATDALDFTLGLRYTRETKDLHSVYTNPNGSPGCASYFGPTGVSAAAIGRIAAALTARGVPFASLPAANQQALISNIVGYSCLPWANAMHNGRVTDQSRSENEWSGTVKAAYRWNEHAMTYLSYARGYKAGGFNMDRVQSSTGLSSGGAGITPVNDTSFPGEFVDSWELGAKTTWAGGNLLLNAALFHQTYSDFQLNSFLGTSFVVRSIPEVVSKGLDAELLWQATPGLMLQAGAMYADTKYGNDIPGADFTYPGALYKLPGAQMSFAPKFSGSLSATYEWDIGANLEGRFNIGAKYMSSYNTGSDLDAEKAQDAYTVANARLGIGSRDRKWQLELWAQNLFDEDYVQVGFDGPLQALGTPEPGNPKNTYNAFLGAPRMYGATLRFRF; encoded by the coding sequence ATGCTTCGCAAGCAACCGCAACGTAGTCCGCTGTCCGTGGCTGTCATCGCCGGACTGGTTTCCACGCTCGCCCTGCCTGCGTTCGCGCAGGACGCCGCCCCGGCGGCGAAGCAGGAGGCCAAGACCCTCGATACCCTGGTCGTCACCGCGCAGAAGCGCGAAGAGGTGATGCAGGACGTGCCGATCGCCGTCACCGCGCTGTCCGAACAGACCTTGCAGGACACCGGCGTGCGCGACATCAAGGACCTGCAGATCCTGGTGCCGGGCCTGACCGTTACCAGCACCCAGAGCGAGACCATCACCACCGCGCGCATCCGCGGCATCGGTACGGTGGGTGACAACGTCGGCCTGGAGTCGTCCGTCGGCGTCGTGATCGACGGCGTGTACCGCCCGCGCAACTCGGTCGGCTTCGGCGACCTCGGAGAACTCGAGCGCGTCGAGGTGCTGAAGGGTCCGCAGGGCACCCTGTTCGGCAAGAACACTTCGTCTGGCGTCATCAACGTGGTCACCCGTAAGCCGGGCTTCGAGCGCTCCGCCGACGCCGAGGTCACCTTCGGCAACTATTCCGCGCTGGGGCTGGCCGGCTCGTTCAACACCCCGCTGGGCGACTACGCCGCGCTGCGCGTGTATGCCGCGCACCGCAACCGCGACGGCTGGATGTCGGTCAGGACCGGTGCCGGCCCGCGCAGCGAGGATCGCGACTACGACCAGGATTTCAACACCTTCCGGGCGAAGCTGCTGATCGCGCCGGCCGACAACGTGGAGATCGTGCTTTCGGCCGACAGCACCCGCCGCGACGAGAACTGCTGCACCGCCGTCCAGCTGGTCAGCGGGCAGAGCTCGACCCTGATCAACGCGCTGGCCGGCGGCGGTGCCATCGCCCCCACCGGTCAGGCCGACCCGTGGTCGCGCGTCGCCTACAGCAACCGCAGCACCGCGCAGGAGATCAGCGACCGCGGCGTGCAGGGCGAGGTCAACATCGACCTGGACATGCTGGGCGGGGCGCGCCTCACCTCCATCACCGCCGGTCGCGACTGGGACGCGGTCAACGGGCGCGACTTCGACTTCACCACCGCCGACATCCTCTACATGGATCCGCGCGAGGACGAATCGTACGCACGCTTCAAGACCTTCAGCCAGGAATTCCACCTGACCGGCGCCACCGACAAGGTCGACTGGCTGTTCGGCGGCTTCTATACGAAGGAAACCATCAACCGCACCGAAAGCTACCGCATCGGCGCGCACTACGAGCCCTATCTGTCGATCGGGTTGCTGTCGATGATCAACCCGGCGCTGGCATCGCTGCCAAACGCGGCGACCTTCCTGTCGGCCGCGACCGGCAAGCCCTACGGCACCACCTTCGCCGGGCTGGGCTCGCTGGACCGCTACACCCAGGATGCCAAGAGCACCGCGCTGTTCGGCAACACCACCTGGCACGCCACCGATGCGCTCGATTTCACCCTGGGCCTGCGCTACACCCGCGAGACCAAGGACCTGCACTCGGTCTACACCAACCCCAACGGCAGCCCCGGCTGCGCTTCCTACTTCGGCCCGACCGGGGTCAGTGCGGCAGCGATCGGCCGCATCGCCGCCGCGCTGACCGCACGCGGGGTGCCGTTCGCCTCGCTGCCTGCCGCCAACCAGCAGGCGCTGATCAGCAACATCGTCGGCTACAGCTGCCTGCCGTGGGCCAATGCCATGCACAACGGCCGGGTCACCGACCAGTCGCGCAGCGAGAACGAGTGGTCGGGCACGGTCAAGGCGGCCTACCGCTGGAACGAGCACGCCATGACCTATCTGTCCTATGCGCGCGGATACAAGGCGGGCGGCTTCAACATGGACCGCGTGCAGTCGTCCACCGGGCTGTCCAGCGGCGGTGCCGGCATCACCCCGGTCAACGACACGTCGTTCCCGGGTGAATTCGTGGACAGCTGGGAACTGGGCGCCAAGACCACCTGGGCCGGCGGCAACCTGCTGCTCAACGCGGCGCTGTTCCACCAGACCTACAGCGATTTCCAGCTCAACAGCTTCCTCGGCACCAGCTTCGTGGTGCGCTCGATCCCGGAAGTGGTCTCCAAGGGCCTGGACGCCGAGCTGCTGTGGCAGGCCACGCCGGGCCTGATGCTGCAGGCTGGCGCGATGTACGCCGACACCAAGTACGGCAACGACATCCCGGGTGCGGACTTCACTTATCCGGGCGCGCTGTACAAGCTCCCGGGCGCGCAGATGAGCTTCGCGCCGAAGTTTTCCGGCTCGCTGTCGGCGACCTATGAATGGGACATCGGTGCGAATCTGGAAGGTCGCTTCAACATCGGGGCCAAGTACATGTCCAGCTACAACACCGGCTCCGACCTGGACGCCGAGAAGGCCCAGGACGCGTACACGGTGGCGAACGCACGCCTCGGCATCGGTTCCCGCGACCGCAAGTGGCAGCTGGAGCTGTGGGCACAGAACCTGTTCGACGAGGACTACGTGCAGGTCGGTTTCGACGGCCCGCTGCAGGCGCTGGGCACGCCCGAGCCGGGCAACCCGAAGAACACCTACAACGCCTTCCTCGGCGCCCCGCGGATGTACGGCGCCACCCTGCGGTTCCGCTTCTGA
- a CDS encoding CinA family protein, whose translation MTAPTDAELDALSRATGERLLAMRHMLVTAESCTGGWIAKCMTDVPGSSGWFDCGMAAYSYEAKQALLGVRPQTLEEFGAVSRETVVEMVSGALVHSGATIAVAVTGIAGPGGGSEDKPVGTVWIGWKRRGGYARAEIFHFEGDRDAVRRQTVAAALRGLESQLA comes from the coding sequence ATGACAGCCCCCACCGACGCCGAGCTTGATGCCCTGTCCCGCGCCACCGGCGAGCGCCTGCTGGCGATGCGGCACATGCTGGTCACGGCCGAAAGTTGCACCGGTGGCTGGATCGCCAAGTGCATGACCGACGTGCCGGGATCCTCCGGTTGGTTCGATTGCGGCATGGCGGCCTACAGCTACGAGGCAAAGCAGGCGCTGCTGGGCGTGCGCCCGCAGACGCTGGAGGAGTTCGGCGCGGTCAGTCGCGAGACCGTGGTGGAAATGGTGTCCGGTGCGCTGGTGCATTCCGGTGCGACCATCGCGGTAGCGGTGACCGGCATCGCCGGACCCGGTGGCGGCAGCGAGGACAAGCCCGTGGGCACCGTCTGGATCGGCTGGAAACGCCGTGGTGGCTACGCCCGCGCCGAAATCTTCCATTTCGAGGGCGACCGCGACGCGGTCCGCCGCCAGACCGTGGCCGCGGCCCTGCGCGGCCTGGAGTCGCAGCTGGCCTGA
- the lexA gene encoding transcriptional repressor LexA, which translates to MSLTETQRAIHAFLAERIEADGFAPSQAEIARAFGFKGVRAAQYHLEALEAAGIVERSPGRARSLRLLQQPGGPRQLDLPANDDALQLPVLGQVAAGVPIGADIGSDQMVLMDRALFSPTPDYLLKVRGDSMRDEGIFDGDLIGVHRTSEARSGQIVIARIDDEITVKLLRIGQGRIRLLPRNPDYAPIEVKPGQDFAIEGLYCGLVRPNA; encoded by the coding sequence ATGAGCCTGACCGAAACCCAGCGCGCCATCCACGCATTTCTCGCCGAGCGCATCGAAGCGGACGGCTTCGCCCCCTCGCAGGCGGAGATCGCCCGTGCCTTCGGCTTCAAGGGCGTGCGCGCCGCCCAGTACCACCTGGAAGCCCTGGAAGCGGCCGGCATCGTGGAGCGCAGCCCCGGCCGCGCGCGCAGCCTGCGCCTGCTGCAGCAGCCCGGCGGCCCGCGCCAGCTCGACCTGCCCGCCAACGACGATGCCTTGCAGCTGCCGGTGTTGGGACAAGTGGCCGCTGGCGTGCCGATCGGTGCCGATATCGGCAGCGACCAGATGGTGCTGATGGACCGCGCGCTGTTTTCGCCCACGCCGGACTACCTGCTCAAGGTGCGCGGCGACTCGATGCGCGACGAAGGCATCTTCGACGGCGATCTGATCGGCGTGCACCGCACTTCCGAGGCCCGCAGCGGCCAGATCGTGATCGCCCGCATCGACGACGAGATCACGGTCAAGCTGCTTCGGATCGGGCAGGGCCGGATCCGCCTGCTGCCGCGAAATCCCGATTACGCACCGATCGAGGTGAAGCCGGGGCAGGACTTCGCCATCGAAGGCCTGTACTGCGGCCTGGTCCGCCCCAATGCGTGA
- the recA gene encoding recombinase RecA, which yields MDENKKRALAAALGQIERQFGKGSVMRMGDRTVEAVETIGTGSLMLDIALGIGGLPKGRVVEIYGPESSGKTTLTLQAIAECQKAGGTCAFIDAEHALDPIYAQKLGVNLDDLYLSQPDTGEQALEIADMLVRSNAVDMVVVDSVAALTPKAEIEGEMGDQLPGLQARLMSQALRKLTGNIKRSNTLVIFINQLRMKIGVMMPGQSPEVTTGGNALKFYASVRLDIRRIGSIKKGDEIIGNQTRIKVVKNKLAPPFKQVVTEILYGEGISREGELIEMGVNAKLVEKAGAWYSYDGERIGQGKENARQYLKENPAAAAKLEAALREQFVPEESSRDEGEAGEE from the coding sequence ATGGACGAGAACAAGAAGCGCGCGCTTGCGGCGGCCCTGGGCCAGATCGAACGCCAGTTCGGCAAGGGCTCGGTGATGCGCATGGGCGACCGCACCGTGGAAGCGGTGGAAACCATCGGCACCGGGTCGCTGATGCTGGACATCGCGCTGGGCATCGGTGGCCTGCCCAAGGGCCGCGTGGTCGAGATCTACGGGCCGGAATCCTCGGGCAAGACCACCCTCACCCTGCAGGCCATCGCCGAGTGCCAGAAGGCCGGCGGCACCTGCGCCTTCATCGATGCCGAGCACGCGCTGGATCCGATCTACGCGCAGAAGCTGGGGGTGAACCTCGATGACCTGTACCTGTCGCAGCCGGATACCGGCGAGCAGGCGCTGGAAATCGCCGACATGCTGGTGCGCTCCAACGCCGTCGACATGGTGGTGGTGGATTCGGTGGCCGCGCTGACCCCCAAGGCCGAGATCGAAGGCGAGATGGGCGATCAGCTCCCCGGCCTGCAGGCCCGCCTGATGAGCCAGGCGCTGCGCAAGCTGACCGGCAACATCAAGCGCAGCAACACGCTGGTGATCTTCATCAACCAGCTGCGCATGAAGATCGGCGTGATGATGCCGGGCCAGAGCCCGGAAGTGACCACCGGCGGCAATGCGTTGAAGTTCTACGCCTCGGTGCGTCTGGACATCCGCCGCATCGGCAGCATCAAGAAGGGCGATGAGATCATCGGCAACCAGACCCGCATCAAGGTGGTCAAGAACAAGCTGGCCCCCCCGTTCAAGCAGGTGGTCACCGAGATCCTCTACGGCGAAGGCATCAGCCGCGAGGGCGAACTGATCGAGATGGGCGTGAATGCCAAGCTGGTGGAGAAGGCGGGTGCCTGGTACAGCTACGACGGCGAGCGCATCGGGCAGGGCAAGGAGAACGCCCGCCAGTACCTCAAGGAGAATCCCGCCGCCGCGGCGAAGCTGGAAGCCGCGCTGCGCGAGCAGTTCGTGCCGGAAGAGTCCTCGCGTGACGAGGGCGAGGCCGGCGAAGAATGA
- a CDS encoding regulatory protein RecX: MTGSGGGDDGVASSAPKRRRRPEPTPLQRALGLLTRREHSRLELARKLQQRGVERDQAEAAIGKLTEAGWQDDGRFAESLLRSRASSGYGPAYIRAELATHGLGSEVIAVVMEGFEGDWVENARDLLQRRHPQALAGDRDARRKAADFLLRRGFGMEHVRAAMEAE; the protein is encoded by the coding sequence ATGACCGGGTCGGGCGGCGGCGACGACGGGGTAGCCTCGTCAGCGCCGAAGCGTCGCCGCCGCCCGGAACCCACCCCCTTGCAGCGCGCGCTGGGCCTTTTGACCCGACGCGAGCATTCCCGGCTGGAGCTGGCGCGCAAGCTCCAGCAGCGCGGGGTGGAGCGTGACCAGGCCGAGGCCGCCATCGGCAAACTGACCGAGGCGGGCTGGCAGGACGATGGCCGTTTTGCCGAATCGCTGCTGCGCAGCCGCGCCAGCAGCGGCTATGGCCCCGCCTACATCCGCGCGGAGCTGGCCACCCACGGACTGGGCAGCGAAGTCATCGCCGTCGTCATGGAGGGGTTCGAGGGCGATTGGGTCGAGAACGCCCGCGACCTGCTGCAGCGCCGCCATCCGCAGGCGCTGGCCGGCGACCGCGACGCCCGCCGCAAGGCCGCGGATTTCCTGCTGCGCAGGGGCTTCGGAATGGAGCATGTTCGCGCCGCAATGGAGGCGGAGTAG